The sequence below is a genomic window from Synechococcus sp. PCC 7335.
AAGCCAATAGAGATTGCTACCAACAAAGCTGCCACTTTATTCATCTTCATGCCGTTTTCCATAATCTCATCCGGGTGGTCGATCTAGTGTTTTGTAGATCTGGCAAAACCTGCCTATACCGGTTTACATTGTCCCACAACCCTTCAGAAATATCTGGACAATCGGTGTGTTCAAATCTAGGTCGCCAGTTTTAGCTATTTATCTCGTTTTAATCGTTATCGCGTTTACCCTTTATTCTAGAGACCCAGTTTGGAGCGACAAGTTGGAGGAGCTGCGTAACAGCCTATTACTGGCCTGGTTGGTCAGCCTAGTGAACTGGGTATTAGCCGGTGGTCTTGGTCGGTTATTAGGGATTAGGCCTCGTCAAGCTGTTGGACTCCTAGGTATTGCCTTTGCGCCGCTTTTACATAGAGACATTCACCACTTGCTAGCAAACACACTGCCTTTTGTCGTGCTAGGCGGGTTAGTTCTATTGCAAGAAAGGCTTCAGGATGCTAGCAACTTCTATACTGTTACAGTCATTATCCTATTAGCAGGCGGGCTAGGCACCTGGCTATTTGGCCGAGAGGCGATCCATCTAGGCGCAAGTGGACTGATCTTTGGCTATATTGGATTCTTATTAGTGGGTAGTTATGTCGTACCGACTCTATGGACAGTTGGCCTAGCTAGTATTGTATTTGTGCTGTACGGATCGCAGCTTCGCGCAATGCTACCGGATTCCCGGGCGCTTAGCGTTTCTTGGGAAGGGCATTTGTTTGGTTTCGCCGGTGGCATCTTGGCGGGCTTACAGCCAGATCTGTTGATTAGCGTTCAGATGCGTGTACAGATGGCCATTGACAATCTATTCGGGCTATATTGATCAAAGTTATCAACAGAAACTGAAGGCAACATCAGGTGACTCATGCGCTGTGCTGGCCCATATTTACTAGCGTTTATCTGAAGGAAAGTTGCAAATGAACTCCCTACTCCAACGACTGACTTCCCAACCACTTCAATCAGGATTAACGCCTGTACGCTCTAAAGCTTCACCTTTTGCCCTGAGCGGACTATTTGCCTTGCTAATCTTAGGCGTTAGCCCTTTATCTATGAGCGCGAATGCTCAGGTATTTTCATCCCAGCGTTCGACCACAGCTCAGCCCAGCACGCGGCCAACGGCGACAGCGCAAACACCTAACCAGACTTCGCAGCAGTCCGTACTAGATACCAAGCTGAGGCGTGATGAGACCTTGTATCTCGATAAAAGAGAAGCGCACGACTATGATTTAGTGCTTAAAAACGTCTCTAGCTTAAATGGACGGCAGCTGCCGATTGGCACGTTAATCCGTGGTCGATTCGAACCTTCAGACGGCGGGCTTGTATACGTAGCCAATGCCATTGAAATTGACAACCAGATTTTTAGTATTAGCGCCCGTTCCGACTTGTTGACTGAGCGCAAAGACCCTAGGCAAACCTCAACAGGTGCGGTCTTAGGCGATGCGGCAATTGGCGCAGTTGGCGGCTATGTACTAGGTGAAGTTTTTGGCAGACCCGATATATGGGAGGTCGCTGGAGGAGCTGCAGCGGGCGTTTTAGTCGGTAGAACAACTGCACCTTCTGTGGTGGTAGTTAAGCCGGATGATGTCATCGCACTGTACGCCGACCGCACTATCTGATTGGTTTAACCTAATCGTTTTAGTTATTGGCAAACAGCAGCAGGCCTACTGCTGTTTGCCAAGCACTTAGCTCAAACAATTAGCTTTATAGGAATAGCTCTATAGGATAAGGACTGTAGCGTTTGAATATGCTTATCAGCCAAGTGCAGATTGCCATATTTAGACTGAGTCTTCTAAGCAAGAAAAGACCCACCTAATCTTCATCCGAACTCAAGGCGGGTTTGCACAGATAGTGTCCTGGAGACCAACTCTGATTCTATCTTGACCGATGCTCTTAACGGAACCTATTTCTCTTAGTAGCGGCCAGGTCTTTTTCGAGCTTCAAACAGTTGCGATCGCCACCCGCCTGAAGCTGATACTCTACGTTATCCATAATTTGATTAAGAATTAACCACCCATAGCCACCCTCTTGAAAGTCAGAAGGCGAAGGTGCTTCGTAATCATTCAACTGGAATCCCTTGCCCTGATCCCATACCTCTAGCAAAAGGTTATTTTTCTCATCTAGCTCGATGCGGATGAGTACTGGCAGCTCTGGTCGCTCGCTGTGAGCATGGCGAACAATATTAGAATAAACCTCCACCACGACTAAGCGCAGCCGCATTTTTACCTCGGTCCAGTCCACATCGTTGCGATCAATTCTTAGCCACAAAGACTCAAGCAACCAGTGCTCCACTACCTCCATAAACCGTAGATCGCTAGGGACGGTCAGCTCGGTCTTCAACATGATGTCACCTCCAGCGACAAGATAGTTTGATCGTCCTCTTGCTCACCTTCTAGAGGATGAACATACGAAAGTAAGACATCTAGGTCAAGATCAGCGGGCTGCCGCTGTAGAAACCGCCAGAGTCCTTCTTGAGCTAACATGCGTCTCCCATCGCCTTCTGTCTTAGGCACCGTTGCCTCTGTAATACCATCACTAGTTAATAGAACGATATCCCCTTCTGAAAGAGTGAGCTCGCCAGCCTCCGCTTTCCAGTTTGGCAAAATTCCCAGCGGCACTCCTCGAACACTTAAGTAGGTCGGTTCTATCGCGTTGGCTAACTCATCCTTTTCACGCTGCGCAACCAGTCTCTGGTGGGGCCAAACTAGAGGGTATACATGGCCGGCATTAGCGTACATTAGCTGACCTGTCTTTGCACTATAGCGAACCAGCGCCATAGTAATAAAGCAATTGCTGCTAATTAGATCATTCGACAGAGTGTAGTTTAAATTTCTCATTACACTATCTGGCTCAGGTGATACTTCCTGAGATAGCTCTCGACGCAATACTGAAATTGCACTCGACATAAATAGTGCTGCCGGAACGCCCTTGCCAGAGACATCGCCTACAGCTAACCAGATATCTCCTTGAGGATGAACAAATACTTCAAAAAAATCTCCGCCAACTTCTCTAGCGGGTTGGCAGCGCGCCTGAATCTTCAAACCCGGCGTCTCTGGCCAGCGCTGACTTAAAAGGTTACTTTGAATCTGTCTAGCAACCTCTAGTTCTGCCAGCATTTTCGTCGACTGACGCTGAATCTGCTGGTATAGCTTAGCATGAGAAATTGCTAGCGTTACCTGGTCAGTGATGTGGGTTAGCAGCTCTGTCGCCTCTTCTAACCACTGAAAGTTCTGCGTTTCTTTATACAGACAAACGCTTGCTAATAGAGTGTCTTTCTCTATGAAAGGAACAACTATGCAAGTAAAAACCTTTTTCTCTATTTCTAGTTTTTCGGAGAAAATATCTGTCGCTGTTTTATCACCAATCGTAGATGGAAGTTGTAGATCTTGGCTACAAGCAAGCACCCCCTTAGCAAGCACCCCCTTAGGAAGAGATGCTGCTAGCTGCTTAGAATCGGCATCGCGATAGTAGATAAACGGAGTCAGACCATCTTGCTTAAAACTGTCTTGCTCAGAACCGTCTTGTTCAAATGGGTTAGCCTCTGGTAACTCTACTCCCATATGCTCTATCTGCGCAGGTTCTGGGGTGAGTTCTATAGGATAGAGCATCGAGAAGTCCGCTGTAGCCGCCTGGCCTAGAGCGCTGACAACTGATTGTAAAGTACTACTGTAGTCGAGAGAACTACGCACAGCCGTCATGATTTTATTGCTGAGAGATTCCTGCCTAAGTGCCCTACTAAGCGCAAGAGTGCGACGTTTAACCAGCTGATAGGTTTGAGCTGCTTGAGTAACTGTTTCCTTTAGGACTTGTGGTTTCCAAGGCTTGGTGATATACTTGAAAACTTTTCCAGCGTTGATGGCTGAAACTAAGTCTTCTACGTCCGTATAGCCGGTTAGCACAATTCGGATGGTATCGGGAAAGCGCTCTACAGTATGGCTAAAGAACTCTGTGCCGTTCATCTTCGGCATTCGCTGATCAGAGATAATGACAGCCATCTCACCTTTAGCGTCTAGGATATCAAGCGCTTCAGCCCCGCTAGCAGCCTTAAAAACCTGAAACTCTCGACGAAACGTTCGATGTAGCAGATCTAGATTGTCTGGCTCGTCATCAACGACAAGCACTTTCAATTTCTCTTGCATCCTTAATATCTATCTATGAGTGCCTATTGAAGATGAGCCGAGCATACTGAGGTCGGTACGGCTTCCATGTGTCCTATGTTTTGTTTGACAGCCATAACGTGCCCGCTCAAGGATGCTTACTAGCGTACGCAATAGATGTTGGGTTCTTCTTGTCTCCTGTAGAAGAAGAGAGATCACAACTATAAAATAGCCGCTTCCCAAAAAAGTTTAATCGTC
It includes:
- a CDS encoding rhomboid family intramembrane serine protease, producing MFKSRSPVLAIYLVLIVIAFTLYSRDPVWSDKLEELRNSLLLAWLVSLVNWVLAGGLGRLLGIRPRQAVGLLGIAFAPLLHRDIHHLLANTLPFVVLGGLVLLQERLQDASNFYTVTVIILLAGGLGTWLFGREAIHLGASGLIFGYIGFLLVGSYVVPTLWTVGLASIVFVLYGSQLRAMLPDSRALSVSWEGHLFGFAGGILAGLQPDLLISVQMRVQMAIDNLFGLY
- a CDS encoding anti-sigma regulatory factor; translated protein: MLKTELTVPSDLRFMEVVEHWLLESLWLRIDRNDVDWTEVKMRLRLVVVEVYSNIVRHAHSERPELPVLIRIELDEKNNLLLEVWDQGKGFQLNDYEAPSPSDFQEGGYGWLILNQIMDNVEYQLQAGGDRNCLKLEKDLAATKRNRFR
- a CDS encoding SpoIIE family protein phosphatase; this translates as MQEKLKVLVVDDEPDNLDLLHRTFRREFQVFKAASGAEALDILDAKGEMAVIISDQRMPKMNGTEFFSHTVERFPDTIRIVLTGYTDVEDLVSAINAGKVFKYITKPWKPQVLKETVTQAAQTYQLVKRRTLALSRALRQESLSNKIMTAVRSSLDYSSTLQSVVSALGQAATADFSMLYPIELTPEPAQIEHMGVELPEANPFEQDGSEQDSFKQDGLTPFIYYRDADSKQLAASLPKGVLAKGVLACSQDLQLPSTIGDKTATDIFSEKLEIEKKVFTCIVVPFIEKDTLLASVCLYKETQNFQWLEEATELLTHITDQVTLAISHAKLYQQIQRQSTKMLAELEVARQIQSNLLSQRWPETPGLKIQARCQPAREVGGDFFEVFVHPQGDIWLAVGDVSGKGVPAALFMSSAISVLRRELSQEVSPEPDSVMRNLNYTLSNDLISSNCFITMALVRYSAKTGQLMYANAGHVYPLVWPHQRLVAQREKDELANAIEPTYLSVRGVPLGILPNWKAEAGELTLSEGDIVLLTSDGITEATVPKTEGDGRRMLAQEGLWRFLQRQPADLDLDVLLSYVHPLEGEQEDDQTILSLEVTSC